Proteins from one Mesorhizobium sp. M9A.F.Ca.ET.002.03.1.2 genomic window:
- a CDS encoding TIM barrel protein yields the protein MSSAFAMPHLGLAHFSAIGVPPVELVGLAAGAGFSAVGLRLYPAFPGAPFYELPAGSAASRDLRNQLDDTGISVYDIEFVTISPEFTSSAIAPILEAARVLGAQRVSVCGDDPQRSRLVSNFAALCDLASEFEMSVDLENMGWRSIATFSDSISVVEEAGKANGGVLVDALHFSRNGGAPGDLRAVPTALIRSVQLCDAAARPPRSHEEMTREARTGRLAPGFGSLPLVELLRELPAGAALSVEVPIGASDSPPDHIRRLFNATREILKVAARTRREG from the coding sequence ATGAGTTCCGCTTTTGCGATGCCGCATCTCGGCCTGGCTCATTTCTCGGCGATCGGCGTGCCGCCAGTTGAGCTGGTCGGATTGGCGGCCGGCGCCGGCTTCTCGGCGGTTGGTCTGCGGCTCTATCCGGCGTTTCCCGGCGCACCTTTCTACGAATTGCCCGCTGGAAGCGCCGCATCTCGCGACCTGCGCAACCAGCTCGATGACACCGGGATTTCTGTCTACGACATTGAGTTCGTGACGATATCGCCGGAGTTCACTTCGTCCGCAATTGCCCCGATTCTCGAAGCCGCCAGAGTGCTCGGCGCGCAAAGGGTCAGTGTCTGCGGAGACGATCCGCAACGGTCACGGCTCGTCTCGAACTTCGCCGCCTTATGTGATCTGGCGTCGGAATTTGAGATGAGCGTCGATCTCGAGAACATGGGCTGGCGTTCCATCGCCACCTTTTCGGACAGCATTTCCGTCGTCGAGGAAGCCGGCAAGGCAAACGGCGGCGTCCTGGTCGACGCACTGCATTTCTCGCGAAATGGCGGGGCACCCGGCGATCTGCGAGCCGTGCCGACCGCGCTGATTAGAAGCGTCCAGTTGTGCGATGCGGCCGCGCGGCCGCCCCGGTCCCATGAGGAGATGACCCGCGAAGCGCGTACGGGACGGCTTGCTCCGGGTTTTGGAAGTCTTCCGCTGGTCGAACTTCTTCGGGAGTTGCCTGCAGGCGCAGCGCTGTCGGTCGAGGTGCCGATCGGCGCGTCCGACAGCCCGCCTGACCATATCCGGCGGCTGTTCAATGCGACGCGGGAAATTCTGAAGGTTGCAGCGCGAACCAGACGGGAAGGCTGA
- a CDS encoding GntR family transcriptional regulator yields MAAGSVGRSSELFVDDGKNTIASQLASRLREAVVSGQLEAGSKINLDRARQQFHVSLSPLREALARLISDGLVEFEDNRGYRVASVSLSNLEEITSLREELETYALREAMRVGDFNWEGDVMRALHRLNRTERDASRPETLEKWEALHREFHLTLIAGCNKPLLLSFCKVLLNLNDRYRRTFLRATSGDRNVSVEHSEIAQGTVARDVDYACAKLRDHIHRTGTNLRKHLADNGIR; encoded by the coding sequence ATGGCCGCTGGTTCGGTTGGGCGTTCTTCCGAGTTGTTCGTAGACGACGGCAAGAACACCATTGCCAGCCAACTCGCTTCGCGACTTCGCGAGGCCGTTGTCTCTGGGCAACTCGAAGCCGGCAGCAAGATCAATCTCGATCGAGCGAGGCAACAGTTTCATGTCAGCCTCAGCCCGTTGCGTGAGGCGCTGGCAAGGCTGATTTCGGACGGTCTTGTCGAATTCGAGGACAATCGCGGCTACCGCGTCGCGTCGGTGTCGCTCTCCAATCTCGAAGAGATCACCAGCTTGCGAGAAGAGCTTGAAACATACGCGCTCCGCGAAGCGATGAGGGTCGGCGACTTCAATTGGGAAGGTGATGTCATGCGTGCTCTGCACCGACTTAACCGTACCGAGCGCGATGCGTCGCGGCCTGAGACGCTTGAGAAATGGGAGGCTTTGCACCGCGAATTCCATTTGACGCTGATTGCGGGTTGCAACAAGCCGCTGCTGCTGAGCTTTTGCAAAGTCCTTCTGAACCTCAATGACCGCTACCGCCGAACTTTTCTGCGCGCGACCTCGGGCGACCGCAACGTCAGCGTCGAGCACAGTGAAATCGCCCAGGGCACCGTTGCGCGCGACGTGGATTACGCCTGCGCCAAGTTGCGCGATCACATCCACCGCACGGGAACAAATCTGCGCAAGCATCTCGCCGACAACGGGATCAGGTGA
- the hpaH gene encoding 2-oxo-hept-4-ene-1,7-dioate hydratase has protein sequence MLTDEEHRRAAEALLNAEQVRKPIPQLSRTYPHIEIKDAYRIQDLWAEGRIAKGARVAGHKIGLTSRAMQMASKMTEPDYGRILDDALYNDGARIDAARFIKPRLEVELAFVMGEDLEGPGTRIHDVMRATEFVVPALEIIDYRTEVPRAITDTIADNAAFGAIVIGGRTIRPMDVDIRWVGATLSKNGIIEESGVSAAIMGHPAAGVAWLVNKLHAVGGKLSKGQIVLAGSFTRPVDIAAGDVIHADYGPLGAIGVSFQ, from the coding sequence ATGCTCACCGACGAAGAACACCGCCGCGCCGCCGAAGCACTCCTCAACGCAGAACAGGTCCGCAAACCGATCCCGCAGCTCAGCCGCACCTATCCGCATATCGAGATCAAGGATGCCTATCGCATCCAGGATCTCTGGGCGGAGGGACGCATCGCCAAGGGCGCGCGCGTCGCCGGTCACAAGATCGGGCTGACATCGCGCGCAATGCAAATGGCGTCCAAGATGACTGAGCCGGACTATGGCCGCATCCTCGATGACGCCCTCTACAATGATGGAGCGCGGATCGATGCTGCCAGGTTCATCAAGCCGCGGCTGGAAGTCGAACTCGCCTTCGTCATGGGCGAGGATCTCGAAGGTCCTGGCACGCGCATCCATGACGTCATGCGGGCGACAGAATTCGTCGTGCCTGCGCTGGAGATCATCGACTACCGCACGGAAGTGCCGCGCGCCATCACTGACACGATCGCCGACAACGCCGCCTTTGGCGCAATCGTTATCGGGGGGCGCACCATCCGGCCCATGGACGTCGACATTCGCTGGGTCGGCGCGACGCTTTCCAAGAACGGCATCATCGAAGAATCGGGTGTCTCCGCAGCTATCATGGGACATCCGGCTGCTGGGGTCGCCTGGCTGGTCAACAAACTGCATGCTGTCGGCGGCAAGCTGTCGAAGGGACAGATCGTTTTGGCAGGTTCCTTCACCCGCCCTGTCGACATCGCGGCTGGCGATGTGATCCATGCGGATTACGGCCCACTCGGCGCGATCGGCGTGTCGTTCCAATGA
- a CDS encoding LysR family transcriptional regulator codes for MARPSLNDLTAFVAVATHRNFRRAADEIGTAPSTLSHAMRALEERMGVRLLNRTTRSVSPTEAGFQLLGRLQPALASLDEALDSVAGFRGNVAGTVRINAPRLVAGLLVRGVLPRIAELHPEVTVDIVVDGRLIDIVSSGFDAGVRPLGSVPKDMITVLLARPLTFICVASPAYLDRFGEPGTPEELRRHHCIGHRMPSGKLYRWEFERAGQELALEANGSIVLDDEELMVEAAIEGLGVAYVADWAVEAALSEGSLRKILTAWVPAPEEVAVYYPGHRAVPPALRAFLDVVKELRKKAP; via the coding sequence ATGGCTCGCCCTTCGCTCAATGACCTTACCGCCTTCGTGGCCGTTGCCACGCACCGCAACTTCCGACGCGCAGCTGACGAGATCGGCACGGCGCCTTCGACGTTGAGCCATGCGATGCGAGCGCTCGAGGAGCGTATGGGCGTGCGCCTGCTGAATCGCACCACACGCAGTGTTTCGCCGACAGAAGCCGGTTTCCAGTTGCTCGGCCGCCTTCAGCCGGCGCTCGCCTCACTGGACGAGGCGCTCGACAGCGTTGCGGGGTTCCGGGGCAATGTTGCGGGAACGGTCCGCATCAACGCACCGCGACTTGTGGCTGGCCTTCTCGTTCGCGGCGTTCTTCCACGGATAGCGGAGCTCCATCCTGAAGTGACTGTGGATATTGTCGTCGATGGGCGACTCATAGACATCGTGTCCAGCGGCTTCGATGCCGGCGTGCGCCCCCTTGGATCAGTCCCCAAGGACATGATCACCGTGTTGCTTGCGCGCCCGCTGACGTTCATCTGTGTCGCCTCGCCCGCCTATCTCGATCGCTTCGGCGAGCCGGGAACCCCCGAGGAATTGCGGCGCCACCATTGCATCGGTCACCGCATGCCCAGCGGCAAGCTCTATCGATGGGAGTTCGAGCGCGCGGGTCAGGAACTCGCACTCGAGGCAAACGGCAGCATCGTACTCGACGACGAAGAGCTGATGGTCGAAGCTGCAATAGAGGGTCTAGGTGTCGCCTACGTGGCTGATTGGGCCGTCGAGGCGGCCTTGTCCGAGGGCAGTTTGCGCAAAATTCTGACCGCGTGGGTGCCGGCTCCAGAAGAAGTTGCGGTCTACTACCCTGGACATCGAGCCGTACCGCCCGCATTGCGGGCCTTTCTCGATGTTGTCAAAGAACTGCGGAAGAAAGCACCTTGA
- a CDS encoding dioxygenase has product MVIENQQDVTEAALRVMQQTGDRRLREIMTSLITHLHAFVREARLTEAEFREAAGILNEIGKLQTDHHNEMILMAGSLGVSTLVCLLNNGDQGQTETSQSLLGPFWRLNSPRVENGGTIVRSDTPGVPLFVTARVQDRNRQPIVGADVDVWHASPVGLYENQDPEQADMNLRGKFTTDAEGRFWFRTVKMVGYPIPTDGVVGRLLRAQNRHPYRPAHLHALIFKTGYKVLISQVFDPRDPHIGDDVQFGVTRALTGDFIRHDEPHPSEPAIDAPWYSLDYTYVMEPGEAVLPKPPIK; this is encoded by the coding sequence ATGGTCATCGAGAACCAGCAGGACGTGACCGAAGCCGCACTCAGGGTCATGCAGCAGACAGGTGATCGGCGTCTGCGCGAAATCATGACTTCTCTCATCACCCACCTTCATGCCTTCGTTCGCGAAGCGCGGTTGACCGAAGCCGAGTTCCGGGAAGCAGCCGGCATTCTCAACGAGATCGGCAAGCTGCAAACCGACCACCACAACGAGATGATTCTCATGGCTGGATCGCTCGGCGTCTCCACCCTGGTTTGCCTCCTCAACAACGGCGACCAAGGCCAGACGGAGACGTCCCAATCCCTGCTTGGCCCCTTCTGGCGACTGAACTCGCCGCGCGTGGAAAATGGCGGAACCATTGTCCGCTCCGACACGCCGGGCGTACCGCTGTTCGTGACCGCTCGCGTGCAGGACAGGAACCGCCAGCCCATCGTCGGCGCAGACGTCGATGTCTGGCACGCCTCTCCGGTCGGCCTTTACGAGAACCAGGATCCAGAGCAGGCCGACATGAATTTGCGCGGCAAATTCACGACGGACGCCGAGGGCCGCTTTTGGTTCAGGACCGTCAAGATGGTCGGTTATCCCATTCCGACCGATGGAGTGGTAGGGCGGCTTTTGCGTGCCCAGAACCGGCACCCTTACCGCCCCGCGCATCTCCATGCACTGATATTCAAGACAGGCTACAAGGTCCTGATTTCACAGGTCTTCGACCCGCGTGATCCGCATATCGGCGACGACGTCCAGTTCGGCGTCACCCGTGCACTGACGGGAGATTTCATTCGGCATGACGAACCGCATCCCAGCGAACCGGCCATCGACGCACCGTGGTATTCGCTCGATTACACCTATGTGATGGAGCCTGGCGAAGCTGTGCTGCCGAAGCCGCCGATCAAATAA
- a CDS encoding DUF3309 family protein translates to MGLGTILIIILILALLGGFSGLGGGPFYGTGYYGGGGLGLVLVIVIILVLLGRL, encoded by the coding sequence ATGGGCCTTGGAACCATTCTCATCATCATTCTCATCCTTGCCTTGCTTGGCGGTTTCAGCGGCCTAGGTGGTGGGCCGTTCTATGGCACCGGCTATTATGGCGGCGGCGGCCTCGGCCTTGTGCTGGTCATCGTTATTATTCTTGTCCTTCTCGGGCGACTCTAG
- a CDS encoding FAD-binding oxidoreductase encodes MPRKLDLRYGRPVWFSYPSPSVPVGKLTRDVKTDVLIVGMGISGAMVAEALTRNGHSVICIDRRGPLRGSTAATTALVLFEIDQPLTLLSAMIGRAAAEQAWRRARLAVLNLCGRIAELDIHCNQASAQSLYLAGNALGPSELHDEVEARRRAGISATYLSRRQLIEKFSIERAAAILSHDNIALDPRRLTAGLLLKALARKARCYAPVEATAIEDNNEAIVASTSRGPTIAARHLVLATGYELADIVPAAAHRIASTWAIATSRQPHKLWPGAALIWEASEPYLYIRTTVDGRVICGGEDEDFTDEIRRDALTADKSARISEKLGRLFPKLNTLPEFAWAGSFGTTTTGLPYIGALPRHPRIHAVMGYGGNGITFSQIASEIVSASIAGRDDTDARLFAFKR; translated from the coding sequence ATGCCTCGCAAACTCGACCTTCGCTACGGACGGCCTGTGTGGTTTTCCTATCCTTCGCCTTCTGTGCCGGTCGGAAAGCTGACGCGCGATGTAAAGACGGACGTGCTGATCGTCGGCATGGGCATCAGCGGCGCTATGGTAGCCGAGGCTCTGACGCGTAATGGCCATTCGGTGATCTGCATCGACCGACGAGGTCCCCTGAGGGGCTCGACCGCGGCGACTACCGCGTTGGTCCTGTTCGAGATCGATCAGCCGTTGACATTACTTTCGGCCATGATCGGACGGGCTGCGGCCGAGCAGGCTTGGCGGCGCGCGCGCCTCGCCGTCCTCAACCTTTGCGGACGGATTGCCGAACTGGATATCCACTGTAACCAAGCCAGCGCTCAGTCGCTCTATCTGGCCGGCAACGCGCTCGGGCCTTCGGAACTGCACGATGAGGTCGAAGCTCGCAGGCGGGCCGGCATCAGTGCAACGTACCTGTCACGGCGGCAGCTGATTGAAAAGTTCAGCATCGAGCGTGCCGCTGCAATCCTAAGCCACGACAACATCGCGCTCGACCCGCGCAGGCTCACCGCCGGACTGCTGCTGAAGGCGTTGGCGCGTAAGGCGCGCTGTTACGCGCCAGTCGAGGCAACGGCGATCGAGGACAACAACGAAGCGATCGTTGCCAGTACGAGTCGCGGACCGACCATCGCGGCAAGGCATCTGGTGCTGGCAACTGGATACGAGCTGGCCGACATCGTGCCGGCAGCGGCCCACCGGATCGCCTCGACTTGGGCGATCGCCACAAGCCGGCAGCCGCACAAACTCTGGCCGGGCGCCGCTCTCATCTGGGAAGCATCGGAGCCCTATCTCTACATACGGACAACAGTGGACGGCCGCGTCATCTGCGGCGGCGAGGATGAGGATTTTACCGACGAGATACGTCGCGATGCGCTGACTGCTGACAAGTCGGCGCGGATTTCCGAAAAACTGGGCCGCTTGTTCCCCAAACTCAATACCCTGCCCGAATTTGCTTGGGCCGGCTCCTTCGGCACTACGACCACCGGTCTGCCCTATATAGGAGCGCTACCCCGGCATCCGCGCATTCATGCCGTGATGGGCTATGGCGGTAATGGCATAACATTCTCGCAGATCGCGTCGGAGATTGTCTCTGCCTCGATTGCTGGCCGCGACGATACTGATGCCAGGCTGTTTGCATTCAAGCGTTGA
- a CDS encoding RidA family protein, which produces MPARNAIYPAKRHALYDIHRYSAAIRSGDLLFVSGQVGSRNDGSPEPLFEEQVRQAFANLREVLAAAGCSFDDVVDVTTFHTKPDEQIETVLAVRAEEIGQPPYPNWTAVGVNWLAGFDFEIKVVARIPTPVG; this is translated from the coding sequence ATGCCTGCACGTAACGCCATTTATCCGGCCAAACGCCACGCGTTATACGATATTCATAGATATTCCGCCGCCATCCGCTCGGGCGACCTTCTCTTTGTATCCGGTCAGGTCGGGAGCCGCAACGACGGCTCGCCCGAGCCATTGTTCGAGGAACAAGTCAGGCAAGCCTTTGCCAATCTGCGCGAGGTCTTGGCCGCCGCCGGATGTAGCTTCGATGACGTCGTCGACGTCACCACCTTTCACACCAAACCGGACGAACAGATCGAAACGGTGCTGGCCGTCCGGGCCGAAGAGATTGGCCAACCTCCCTATCCGAACTGGACGGCAGTTGGCGTCAACTGGCTTGCCGGCTTTGATTTCGAGATCAAGGTTGTCGCCCGCATCCCGACGCCGGTCGGCTGA
- a CDS encoding BTAD domain-containing putative transcriptional regulator yields MNPARLDLLGGFRLTAGDGRALDVLARKNRALLAVLAMAPKQEATRNRLAALLWGGHGEEQAKNSLRQALAAIRKDFADLDADALMLVGDRVGLNPKHVTIDVAEFIAASSSHDVADLRQAAALYAGPFLEGLGTSDNAFEDWLREARDDFTTRPIRVFEALAAAVSGAERIAVAERLVALDPLREASHIALMQAHMTMGQTALAIRQYETCALLLKRELKVEPGDELRRLRCAVNEPQAKPSSGGAPSRRPVIAVLPFENMGDDPGQEYFSDGITEDIITELGRFGELHLIARNSSFAFKGRVFDTQTIAKQLSADYLLEGSIRRAGNRVRISSQLIDARSGNLIWADRFDRDLTDIFELQDEIARAVATIVAGAVRTSDVEKIRRVPIAQLDADQLYLRARALAIRYDTTRDAEPYLVRAIELDPNVASVHAMMAITLTAKWLLEGTADHRELLETALVHGRRAIKLGPRDVWSHMAVSHPLIFLGQPEEALSHLDQAMGINPNEGRARAFRGMCRSYLGRHEEGLADLDICIAHDPLSHDWFWDVRGQILLALERYSEAIESYRNLNSYSFWAHAFLAVCHWRQGDRALATAAVRQCMAARPDATVSAILIDPYRNPKILDNLRRDLLALGIPDG; encoded by the coding sequence ATGAACCCGGCGCGTCTCGATCTCCTGGGCGGGTTTCGCCTGACGGCCGGGGACGGGCGAGCGCTGGACGTGCTGGCGAGGAAGAACCGGGCGCTGCTCGCCGTCCTGGCGATGGCGCCGAAGCAGGAGGCGACGCGCAACCGGCTGGCGGCACTTCTGTGGGGCGGTCATGGCGAGGAGCAGGCCAAAAACAGCCTGCGGCAGGCGCTGGCCGCGATCCGCAAGGATTTTGCCGATCTGGATGCTGATGCGCTGATGCTGGTCGGCGACCGTGTCGGGCTCAATCCAAAGCATGTCACCATCGATGTTGCCGAATTTATCGCGGCCTCGTCGAGCCATGACGTGGCCGACCTCCGCCAAGCGGCCGCCCTCTATGCCGGGCCGTTCCTCGAGGGTCTGGGGACGAGCGACAATGCTTTCGAGGACTGGTTGCGCGAGGCGCGCGACGATTTCACGACGCGGCCGATCCGCGTTTTCGAGGCGTTGGCGGCGGCGGTGAGCGGAGCCGAGCGCATCGCGGTCGCGGAACGGCTGGTGGCGCTCGATCCGCTGCGGGAGGCCTCGCACATCGCCTTGATGCAGGCGCATATGACCATGGGCCAGACCGCTCTTGCCATCAGGCAGTATGAGACCTGCGCACTGCTGCTGAAGCGCGAATTGAAGGTCGAGCCGGGCGATGAGCTTCGGCGCTTGCGCTGCGCCGTTAACGAGCCGCAAGCCAAGCCGTCATCCGGCGGCGCGCCGAGCCGCAGGCCGGTGATCGCGGTCCTGCCCTTCGAGAACATGGGCGACGATCCCGGCCAGGAGTATTTCAGCGACGGCATAACCGAGGACATCATCACCGAACTCGGCCGTTTCGGCGAACTTCACCTCATCGCCCGCAATTCGTCCTTCGCCTTCAAGGGAAGGGTCTTCGACACACAGACCATCGCCAAGCAGTTGTCGGCCGACTACCTGTTGGAGGGCAGCATCCGCCGGGCGGGCAACCGGGTTCGCATCTCGTCGCAACTCATCGACGCCAGGTCGGGCAACCTGATCTGGGCCGACCGGTTCGATCGGGACCTTACTGACATTTTCGAGCTTCAGGACGAGATCGCAAGGGCTGTAGCGACCATTGTAGCCGGCGCTGTCCGGACATCGGATGTGGAGAAGATACGCCGCGTTCCGATTGCCCAGCTCGATGCCGATCAGCTTTACCTGCGGGCGCGTGCTCTCGCCATACGCTATGACACGACCCGAGATGCGGAGCCCTATCTGGTCCGGGCGATCGAACTCGATCCGAACGTCGCGTCGGTCCATGCGATGATGGCGATTACGCTTACGGCCAAATGGCTGCTTGAGGGCACAGCGGACCATAGGGAGTTACTGGAGACCGCTCTCGTGCATGGCCGCCGCGCCATCAAGCTGGGGCCGCGGGACGTGTGGAGCCACATGGCGGTGTCGCATCCGCTGATCTTTCTTGGACAACCCGAGGAAGCGTTAAGCCATCTCGACCAAGCAATGGGCATCAATCCGAATGAAGGCCGGGCGAGAGCGTTTCGCGGAATGTGCCGCAGCTATCTGGGACGGCATGAAGAAGGATTGGCCGACCTCGACATCTGTATTGCCCACGATCCGCTCAGCCACGACTGGTTCTGGGATGTCCGAGGGCAAATCTTGCTCGCCCTTGAGCGATATTCCGAGGCGATAGAGTCCTACCGCAATCTCAATTCCTACTCGTTTTGGGCACATGCATTTCTCGCCGTCTGCCATTGGCGGCAAGGGGATCGAGCGCTCGCCACCGCGGCCGTGAGGCAGTGCATGGCGGCCAGACCCGACGCGACTGTCAGCGCGATTTTGATTGACCCCTATCGCAATCCGAAAATCCTTGACAATCTTCGACGCGACCTGCTCGCGCTCGGCATCCCCGACGGGTGA
- the hpaI gene encoding 4-hydroxy-2-oxoheptanedioate aldolase, translating into MSLPQNRFKSAILEGRQQIGLWCSLPGSYVAEAVAGSGYDWLLFDTEHSPGDPLTVLPQLQAVAPYDVSAVVRPASNDAVLIKRFLDFGAQTLLIPYVQSREEAKAAVAAMRYPPEGIRGVSGLTRATRFGRVPDYGRTAHAQLCLLVQIETRVALDRLEDIASVEGVDGVFIGPADLAASLGLVGQPDHPQVTAAVEDAIARLRAIGKPSGILTPNESFARRCIELGTMFTAVGIDAGLLARGSEALATRFR; encoded by the coding sequence ATGAGCCTTCCGCAAAACCGCTTCAAGAGCGCCATCCTGGAGGGTCGGCAGCAGATCGGCCTGTGGTGCAGCCTGCCGGGAAGCTATGTGGCGGAAGCAGTCGCGGGGTCTGGCTACGACTGGCTGCTGTTCGACACCGAGCATTCTCCGGGCGATCCGCTGACGGTTCTGCCGCAGCTCCAAGCCGTCGCCCCCTACGATGTCTCGGCGGTCGTCCGTCCGGCTAGCAACGACGCGGTGCTCATCAAGCGCTTCCTCGACTTCGGTGCGCAGACGCTTCTGATCCCCTATGTGCAGTCGCGCGAGGAAGCTAAGGCCGCCGTAGCGGCGATGCGATATCCGCCGGAAGGGATTCGTGGAGTCTCCGGCCTCACACGGGCCACGCGATTTGGCCGCGTCCCCGACTACGGCCGCACCGCCCACGCGCAGCTTTGCCTCCTGGTGCAGATTGAAACCAGGGTCGCGCTCGACCGCCTGGAAGACATTGCCTCGGTCGAAGGGGTGGATGGTGTCTTCATTGGCCCGGCCGATCTCGCCGCGAGCCTGGGCTTGGTCGGCCAACCAGACCACCCGCAAGTGACCGCGGCGGTCGAGGATGCGATCGCTAGGTTGCGGGCGATCGGAAAGCCCTCCGGAATCCTGACGCCGAACGAGAGTTTCGCCCGTCGGTGCATCGAACTTGGTACGATGTTCACGGCGGTCGGCATCGACGCCGGATTGTTGGCGCGCGGCTCCGAAGCCCTCGCGACGAGGTTCCGATGA
- a CDS encoding amino acid ABC transporter permease has product MGYALDFGVVFDKMPELLLGALATMGLALAGMALAIVIGVLGVVARKSQFKPLRTLVIAFVEVVRNTPFLVQIFFIFFALPLLGLRLNPTVTAIIALGINGGAYAIEIIRGGVESIHKGQIEAGLALGLHRAQVFRLIVLKPALRAIYPSLTSQFIMLTLTTSVCTSIAAYELTSVAQIIESDTFKSFEVYFTITLMYLVISWIMMGIFGFISRYYFSYPVR; this is encoded by the coding sequence GTGGGCTATGCGTTGGACTTCGGCGTCGTGTTCGACAAGATGCCTGAGCTGCTGCTCGGCGCCTTGGCTACGATGGGTCTGGCGCTTGCCGGGATGGCGCTGGCGATCGTGATCGGCGTTCTTGGCGTCGTGGCCCGCAAGTCTCAGTTCAAACCACTTCGCACCCTCGTCATCGCCTTCGTCGAGGTGGTTCGCAACACACCGTTTCTGGTGCAGATCTTCTTCATATTCTTCGCCCTGCCACTCCTCGGGCTGCGCCTGAACCCGACCGTGACGGCAATCATCGCCCTCGGAATCAATGGTGGCGCCTATGCCATCGAGATCATTCGCGGAGGCGTAGAGAGTATTCACAAAGGCCAGATCGAGGCTGGGTTGGCGCTTGGGTTGCACCGCGCTCAGGTGTTCCGGCTGATCGTCCTCAAGCCGGCGCTGCGCGCAATTTATCCATCACTTACAAGCCAGTTCATCATGTTGACCCTGACGACGTCAGTCTGCACGTCAATTGCTGCTTATGAATTGACTTCGGTGGCGCAGATCATCGAGTCAGATACTTTCAAGAGTTTTGAAGTATATTTCACAATTACACTAATGTATCTCGTGATTTCGTGGATTATGATGGGAATATTCGGATTCATCTCGCGCTATTACTTCAGCTATCCAGTGCGTTGA
- a CDS encoding transporter substrate-binding domain-containing protein, producing MNRVEAPVTSEADDRNGLAALAKSRRLRAAINIGNAALAQRDERSGALTGVSPAIARELSRRIGCELDLVIYPSAGKVSEAAERGEWEIAFLARDPGRADRLAFSIPYVAIEGTYIVRKDSGFRGAADIDRPGQRVCVTHNAAYDHILSRQLEHAEIVRAATPTDTLALFLQGGHNAAAGIRQPLENYAQSHPELKVLEDRFALIEQCIAVPKSDEDSIPALDRFLAQAIESGMVRQALDLSGQQQVAVATEASLGRTA from the coding sequence ATGAACCGCGTGGAGGCACCCGTAACGAGCGAGGCAGATGACAGGAATGGGCTCGCCGCCCTTGCGAAGTCACGTCGGCTGCGTGCGGCCATCAACATCGGCAACGCGGCGCTCGCGCAGCGGGACGAACGATCCGGCGCCCTCACCGGGGTAAGCCCCGCGATCGCCAGGGAGCTTTCCCGCCGCATCGGCTGCGAACTCGACCTGGTCATCTATCCGTCGGCAGGGAAAGTCTCGGAAGCCGCCGAGCGCGGCGAATGGGAGATCGCGTTTCTGGCCAGGGATCCGGGCCGTGCGGACAGGCTTGCATTCTCGATACCCTATGTCGCCATCGAGGGGACTTACATCGTCCGCAAGGATTCCGGTTTCCGCGGGGCCGCCGATATCGACCGTCCAGGGCAGCGCGTCTGCGTGACCCACAATGCTGCCTACGACCATATTCTCTCCCGGCAGCTAGAACACGCGGAGATCGTCAGGGCGGCGACGCCGACGGACACGCTCGCCCTGTTTCTCCAAGGGGGCCATAACGCCGCGGCGGGCATTCGCCAGCCGCTGGAGAATTACGCCCAGTCGCATCCCGAACTAAAAGTCCTTGAAGACCGTTTCGCGCTGATCGAACAGTGCATCGCGGTACCGAAGTCCGATGAAGACTCGATACCCGCGCTTGACCGGTTCCTCGCCCAGGCCATCGAAAGTGGAATGGTTCGGCAAGCGCTGGACCTGTCAGGTCAGCAGCAGGTAGCGGTTGCGACGGAAGCGTCTTTGGGCAGAACCGCCTGA